From Clostridia bacterium, a single genomic window includes:
- a CDS encoding ribbon-helix-helix protein, CopG family → MEKTGRRILNISIPAPLYNELEAMARHEAKTKAEFAREAIRQYIEREKRWQQIREWGRQTVRELGLKGEEEVEDAIHAERSESRSG, encoded by the coding sequence GTGGAGAAGACAGGGAGGAGAATACTCAATATCTCAATTCCGGCTCCCTTATACAATGAGCTTGAGGCCATGGCCAGGCACGAAGCCAAGACCAAGGCGGAATTTGCGCGGGAGGCCATCAGGCAGTACATCGAGCGCGAGAAGCGGTGGCAGCAAATCAGGGAGTGGGGCAGGCAAACCGTCCGGGAATTAGGTCTCAAAGGCGAAGAGGAAGTAGAAGACGCGATCCATGCGGAGCGAAGTGAAAGCCGAAGTGGTTAA